The Actinomycetota bacterium genome includes the window CAGGATGTCGACACGGCAGACTTGTGGCAGCTCGGACTCGGCGAACCGATGCCGATCAGCGCCCTTCACGGTCGTGGGATAGGGGATCTTCTGGATCGCGTCGTAGCCGCCTTTCCCGAAGATGTCGGCAAGACGCACGAAGACCTGCAGACTCTGGCGATCATCGGACGCCCGAACGTTGGCAAGTCGACATTGCTGAACCGTCTCGTCGGAGAGGAACGAGTCCTCGTGTCTCCCGTGCCGGGAACCACTCGGGATCCGATCGACGCGATAGTCGAGCTGGGGGAGCGGCGTTTCAAGGTGGTGGATACCGCCGGCATCCGGCGTACCCCCAAGGTGAAGGATCCCGCCGATTTCTATTCCGTCTTGCGCGCCAAAGGAGCGCTTGAGGAAGCGGATGTCGCCCTTCTGCTCATCGACACGGTCGAAGGTGTTGCGCAGCAGGACCAACGGATCGCTCAGGCTGCGGCCGAATCAGGCGCGGGTCTGATCGTTCTGCTGAACAAGTGGGATGCGGCCGACCTCGAACAACGCGAAACCGTCACGCGTGATGTTGCCGACCGTCTCCAGTTCGTGGGATGGGCTCCTCTCTTGCGAGTGTCCGCGCTCACCGGAGCGCGCCTACATCGACTCGCTCCAGCCGTTGATCGAGTACTCGAGTCCAGAGAGTTCCGGATTCCGACAGGGACGCTGAACCGGCTCATCAGGCAATGGCAGGCGAGTCATCCACCTCCGGTAAGGAAGGGGCGCCGCCCTCGAATCCTCTACGCGGTCCAGGCAGGGACCTCTCCTCCGACCATCATCCTCTTCGTGTCGGGAAACGAACCCGGTGTCGACTACCTGCGCTATCTCGAGAATCGCCTCCGCGCAGAGTTCGGGTTCGAAGGAACCCCGATCAAGATCTTCGCGAGGCGCCGCAAAGGTC containing:
- the der gene encoding ribosome biogenesis GTPase Der, which translates into the protein MSRMPVVAVVGRPNVGKSSIVNRILGRRMAVVQEDPGVTRDRREFRAEWVGREFLLVDTGGWELNPSEELVAAISAQAEAALGAADVVLLVLDATAGITADDAQVASLLRGAPNEVIVVANKVDGPRQDVDTADLWQLGLGEPMPISALHGRGIGDLLDRVVAAFPEDVGKTHEDLQTLAIIGRPNVGKSTLLNRLVGEERVLVSPVPGTTRDPIDAIVELGERRFKVVDTAGIRRTPKVKDPADFYSVLRAKGALEEADVALLLIDTVEGVAQQDQRIAQAAAESGAGLIVLLNKWDAADLEQRETVTRDVADRLQFVGWAPLLRVSALTGARLHRLAPAVDRVLESREFRIPTGTLNRLIRQWQASHPPPVRKGRRPRILYAVQAGTSPPTIILFVSGNEPGVDYLRYLENRLRAEFGFEGTPIKIFARRRKGRSG